The segment AGATAGAAAAGCAAATAGCCatgaaatttttattatgtGCACCAAAAAAGTAAAAGGGAAATTGTGAGTTGTCACCAAAAGATTAAAGATTGATTAATTTCATACAGATTAGAGAGAGTTTGAAGGAGGCTGCTCAAAGAGGCAGCTAAGTGTTACAATAAATCTTCTCTCTTAGAGATATTTATACTTTACCAGACTTGCTTTTAAATCTAGATACATGTATTTTCTTCGTACATTGTATTGGGCTTCATCATACATTATACTACAAATTCACAACTATATCTTACATTCTTACTTTACAAGTGTTAGAGTtcttaacatataaaaatattcaatcatTTCTTGAAAGAATAAATTATAGtgaatatataaacactaaGAGCAGAAGATACCAAGACCACAAGCGCCAACACGGTATGAATGGCCAATGAGCTACCACAAGAGAGTAGTCCGAGACGGAGCTGAATAATTTCAACCATTGACAACAGAAGGAACACACATCCCAATATGGATCCACCCGCTGCACCAACCACACCTAGACGAAGCAGACCACAATCGATATCTGCTTTAAACACCTCGTCTGTTTCTTTACTGTTCAACAAGTTGATGGTTAGCTTCAGCCCTTGAGCCACGAGGGATGAGAAGAGGAAGAATGCAAATGAGATGACTTCAAACACAACTAGGTCTCGTTCCACGTCTAGTCCCGCGTTGCACTCGGTACGGTTCGTGAGAGTGAGGTCACTCGGTTGGTCGAAAGAGATTCCAACAAAGACTGCAACGGTGAAGAGAGAATTTGCGTTGACTATCCCGTCGAGAGCAGAAATATGAACGCTTGTTGTTGAAGCGGTTGAGGTGTTGCTGACACTGTTGTTGCTGTTATGGTTGCTGCTGGTCTCTATGTCGGAATCTGCCATTTTCTAACGGTAGTggatttaattaataattagtgGATTCTTCTTTTAAGATGGGATCATTTCTTCTGTTGTGTTATAATGATTTAACAATGTGGTTTATGAGTGGGTGGGGGTTTGGTATAGAACGATTAGCCTTGAGAAAACGATAGTTGTGATGTTTAGTGACTAATGTAACCATTTTCAAGTCATTACGGAAGTAACGATAGTTGATCGCACCTTCTTCCTTTGGGTATGAAAGTAAAGGCTTCTTCTAGTGCACAACAATGTTGTAACAGATTTACACGTTAACCATATTCTTTTTGCCGGTGGTAAAGTAATCGTGTTAGGACTATGCTTATGCTTGATAAGCACAAAAGTCTAATACCATAATCAGATGATTGATGTTGCAGGGAAACCAGTCTTGATGTTTACGTTAGGGAATATAGCTTAATCTGTGAAAGCACCGTAGCCtaatggttaaggtttaaaggtttCTACACCCAAGTCTagggttcgaatcccagactatgcaatttattgcagatacATGAAATTCAGGTTTTAAATTCCAGAGAGAGCgttttattaaacaattatgcagattaCAAAGGAAAGGCTTGCAaaggatcttcaacatggtgcaagtaaatctggccatgcgtggatcttcataggacggctaaggtgatgcagttaggcatAAGTCTTCATAAGGCAGATAGTATTGTCGATTGTCGAATCATCTATGTAATCTTTTccatatcataattgtaagatcataataaatcagcgttaaaaaaaagacTATAAAGAGATATTTATGAAATTCGGGCCGAACACaatctatattatttaaaagcCAGAAGCCTATGCTTCTACTGCTTCCCATTAATAATCATATTAATGTGATTGTGGAGTTATCAAACCCCTCTTCGCCTCCCATTACTTGAAGACGTATTAATGTGATTGTACAATACACATATTGAAGCCATGACCATCAGTTTTAGAATTTCGCTTTCTACcatgtttcattattttcttatttttagtatatgatatatggATCATATGATATACATTTTAGAAACTATTTCTTCAAACCCCAAAAGTAACTTACAAGCCCCATAATATTTTTGATTGGTAAGTCGATTTCAACGATTATTTTTACCAATCTACATGCCCGACCTAATATGATAATATGCCTAAAAAGATATCATTCTTATTTGTAacctatatataaaaaaattacatgggAATGCATATTGTAATAAAATTTGACGCCTAAAGTCTTTGTTTGCTAGGATTTAAGTCAGTTGCATACAGTGTGAATCTAGACCATTTACTTAATGGATGCACGAttgttaataaaaacaaaattgttcATGAGAAGGTTTGAAACTAGGAATGAATGGGTGCACAAGTTTTCTTTTACCATCTGAACTAGCTAAATTCTAATGGTATTACACACAAAATTTAGGTAATAAAATAATTGTGGGTGCACGTGCCTCCAGACTTTATAGGGAGGGTGGCTTCGCAACTGGTTGCATACCTTGTTAGTCTAAGTTAAAAAAGTTTATGCATAAACACTATATCTGTAACGACTCATTTACGGCCCAGAAAAATTCAGCCCATTAAAGCCCAAGCAATTTCCGAAGGCCCAAAGAGTTTGTCTATAAAGACCCACCATCCATCTTTCTGCAAGAAAAATCAGAAGTTTAGAAAAGAAAGATaataaagagaaagagagagagatagtttaagaagaagaagaaatgagaatCCTTTGCATGGACTGAGCCACCGTCGGAGATCAATGGAGCCACCACACCCTAGGGTCACGCCAGCTTGTCACCAGCGTTCGCAGCCCAAGGTAAGCCGGAAAAACCGCCGTGCATTTGAGTTAAGTTTCGGCCGTTTTAGTAAATCATCGATAACTTCCAAACCACTGAGAATCTCGTGCATGCAAAGCCATCATCGTGTTCCTCTCGTCGAAACAACGCCGTAGCCACCAACCTCGCCGACGCAGGAAATTGCATCCGTCATCGTCGCCGCTGTGCTTCTCCGTCGCCGTGCCGCCGTTCTCCGTCGCCGTGCCGCCGTTCTCCACCGCCAGTGTATGCCGTCGTCCGCTGCCAGTAAGCTGCCATCTATTCCCGCCGGCCGGTGACCCTCGCCTGTGACGACTCAGTGAATCAACTCGGTGACTCGGTCAACCGGGTTGGTTTGACTGGTTTAATCGGTTTAAAAACAATTGCGTTTCGGTTAGAGTAAACCGGTCGGTTAGGGTAAACCGGTCGGTTAGGTCAAATTGATTTCTGGTCAAGGGTTGACCGGGTTGACCTTTGACCAGCGGATTGACTTTTGTGTAACTTTGACCAAACCCGTTTTAAACCGTTCGAAGGTCGTTATGACTCAGAATTTCGTCATGGTTTCAGATTTGGAGTCTATTTGAGCAGTTGGAGTTCATAGATACCACTTCTCTTCATTGCTAAAGTGAGGGCTACTCCGTTAAATCCCGAGCTAGTTTAGTACTATAGTTATAAAAAGTTTAGTTTCGAACATGATCCGTCTCTGTGAATCGAGTCTGTTGGAGTCTTGATTGTTGATTGTATTGTTGATTGTAAACCGGAAATAGGATAATAGAAGATTCAACGGTTGTGTGAAATGATTGATGTTAAAGACTGTTATATATAAGTACTAGGGTCGGTCTGTGCTACGCGGGATGtctatatttatgttatgaaaATTTGTTCATTGTTTAATGGTTTTGGGATTTTCAATATACGGTTGTTTATGCGTAtggaatttgtttttttcactgatgaataatatagattactgaatttttttattatgacgGTAAATTATTATTCATGTAAATGGAAATCATTAACATTATTGTATTGTATTTCGAACATTTTGGgaagtttaaatttgatataCATCAATCTTATGCATTGGTGGTGAAAGATATGGTTGCATGGCAATGAGTTGACAATCTCTCCTATTACAATATTGTCAATGCAAAGTTCATCTTCTTTTTCAAGTGTGGGTGTTCTAATAGTAGGGAACAAGATCACGATAGTGGGTTGTTCCAGCCGAGTGATCTGAGTTCTAGACCGCATTTCATCGCACTTGAATAGTTGTTCAGTTCTGCAATTAACATCCGATCATTGACCCTACGCCAGCTTCATTTAAATTGAATTCGAATTACCTAGGCATTCTTGTTACTCTTGTCACAATTAATTCTCAAAACCCACTTGTTTCTCAGCTTAACATTGAACTCATAAAAGTAAAGAGTAAACTGGTCTTCTGGATTGAATctcaaatattacaattaccACTGTTAACTTGACAGTAGCAAGGATTCATTTTTAGTGTATCACGTgtgatatataaatttaaagtgAGAATTTCTGTATTAATTATGGGAATGAGGTTCGGTAAGAATGAGATCAGTAcatagaaaaaaagagagagtaaaCTACATGTGAATGGACCAACATGTGAAATGTAAGAACGCAAATGAAGTGTCACGATTCCTAAAGG is part of the Brassica rapa cultivar Chiifu-401-42 chromosome A09, CAAS_Brap_v3.01, whole genome shotgun sequence genome and harbors:
- the LOC103839474 gene encoding uncharacterized protein LOC103839474, which produces MADSDIETSSNHNSNNSVSNTSTASTTSVHISALDGIVNANSLFTVAVFVGISFDQPSDLTLTNRTECNAGLDVERDLVVFEVISFAFFLFSSLVAQGLKLTINLLNSKETDEVFKADIDCGLLRLGVVGAAGGSILGCVFLLLSMVEIIQLRLGLLSCGSSLAIHTVLALVVLVSSALSVYIFTIIYSFKK